A DNA window from Vigna unguiculata cultivar IT97K-499-35 chromosome 10, ASM411807v1, whole genome shotgun sequence contains the following coding sequences:
- the LOC114167346 gene encoding uncharacterized protein LOC114167346 isoform X1, whose protein sequence is MFSQPTCMSLNDKMANIAPDLAKSILEKLINATLEQSRYIFCLTCITEDFEKERENLIAKEETVKERVRAANRRGDKIQRDVVLWQKQAKDLLEEDTKKKVTCFFGWCPNCKRQYSRGKELESKTKEIKRLIMESNFETVGIIRDVPGTEYHSSQNYISFKSRESKIEELCNALRDHNKYMIGLQGMGGTGKTTLAKEMGKKLKQSNIFDQVVDTTVSNTPNTKKIQDEIAGPLGLSLENCTESERPKRLWNRLTDGEKILVILDDVWGDISFEEIGIPYKDNHKGCRILVTTRDVNICHKMECEETIQLDILPEEDVWKLFQKHAGLNDSYPKSVLDTGRKISKECKGLPIAIVVIAGSLKGKRHLEQWDVALKSLQNFKSVAGDDENKRKIYSCLKYSYDNMQNKTAKKLFLLCSLFREDEEIYEELLVRLAIGGGLIEKNNDDYNYDAYRKEVIAAKYELIDSCLLLNCASRKVKMHDLVREVALWIANKEILAVNTSKKNEMTMVDKGKHIEYLLCEGRSMDVFSLKFDASKLDILIVYLNGNFHAEVPNSFLENMISLRVLYLSNMTYGASKATLSLPQSIQLLTNLKSLYLESFILGDISIFGNLHGLETLELVTCQLDKLPREIIKLVKLKLLMLSYCDVVAYDFFEIIVRCTSLEELYFVHRDFSETCHSVKLPNYQRFCISEYFNSSRSEWFLWSSIELSEADSVFSEETFKNLVQKAEIVSLKRLQGVWKNLIPEIVSPDDEGMTNLVEIGLKDISTMRCLIDNTDSLSQSVLSRLVNLELRTMENLKEICNGPLPFELLKNLEYFILYDCMHLEGSLFKSKISLCHLKQLYIEGCPMLTSLFEWSTTQSLLLLVELHISNCEQLKSIVRDENRRKDSIEEIVDDSIISRFPNLTTLEIWECPQLLFIFPMAFTRNIPKLERINVFRCDGLKYLFGPYQHKHEEEDLYEELKDVIFTNLELMILEDLPNFVDIFPKCGESKCLPVKRSTSKDETKAQIESNPMKCKILHWIDKCRIKRGTTKIPLGSKNQLQDSSLSPVNESNANDVIPQDMSLTLTNIGIDVSSNIFVTLQNFTELTIEGYVKAKVLFCASMLECFPYLHTLVISGCNELEQIIGEDTKNQRKPFFPRLKLLAINKCNKLKCIFPISTSKMLPNLEVLIIIQACMLEEVFKGNSDEKVEIPNLKIAVFAELPSLRQEIQFLTVKHCIVKNCPKLSLSSSLQSSHDFRTSIAGSLGGDIPFILDKVLGELDEMIRNENARTEDSASGIEVGTTLLEGSELTSSHNNDEDKKHHENGIESKELEDAVKQSRERVEEEQQILGKAPPFGISSMPISQENEEGQNMEPATNKDVNDGDFEGTSNTVVIHSESSNAPGSEVTNQHIKNILQETMDDLHEDPKTRESNQNEMTKVTEDFPSDTKPQVASGSELTSSQYLEERVEQRNEESPLSEKSLKSTLSSYPKIRETPREPVLTPPQKESKRKFEEGTTSNLAETITLSTDSESEHGAGQISLPSFSNVGVGDIQKASESTIALFETKNSPENLSQITEDSTFTSVIRRELEKLVSNKHLALENQPLLVDFLVKHPSVRLTDNTVSDRYKGFAYTCLAELLKFLQTHSVLDVLGSSHSEFVELLQDMRRFSFDRVWLDGVERRALFPGLLLSQDALQKLSHSKNTLIQHLEEVKDQLELSITEQEEQVLRVKATLSTPLGY, encoded by the exons aTGGCGAACATTGCACCTGATTTGGCAAAGTCAATATTAGAGAAATTGATTAATGCAACACTGGAACAATCACGCTATATTTTTTGCTTAACATGCATTACTGAGGACTTTGAAAAGGAAAGGGAAAATTTGATAGCAAAAGAGGAAACAGTGAAAGAGCGTGTTAGAGCAGCAAATAGAAGAGGCGATAAGATACAAAGAGATGTTGTACTTTGGCAAAAACAGGCTAAAGACCTTCTTGAagaagacaccaaaaagaaaGTGACATGTTTTTTTGGATGGTGTCCTAATTGCAAGCGACAATATAGTAGGGGGAAGGAATTGGAAAGCAAGACAAAGGAGATTAAAAGACTCATCATGGAGAGCAACTTTGAAACTGTTGGAATCATTCGTGATGTTCCAGGCACTGAATATCATTCTTCTCAAAATTACATTTCTTTTAAAAGTAGAGAGTCGAAAATTGAAGAACTTTGTAACGCATTGAGAGATCACAACAAGTATATGATTGGATTGCAAGGGATGGGGGGCACAGGTAAAACAACATTAGCAAAAGAGATGGGCAAGAAACTTAAGCAATCCAATATTTTTGATCAAGTTGTTGATACCACAGTATCTAATACCCCTAATACAAAAAAGATTCAAGATGAAATTGCAGGACCCTTAGGATTGTCATTGGAGAATTGTACTGAATCAGAGAGGCCTAAAAGGCTATGGAATAGATTAACCGATGGTGAGAAAATTCTTGTAATTCTTGATGATGTGTGGGGAGATATCAGTTTTGAAGAAATAGGTATTCCATATAAGGACAACCATAAGGGTTGTAGAATTCTTGTGACCACTCGCGATGTAAACATATGCCATAAGATGGAATGTGAGGAGacaattcaacttgatattttacCTGAGGAAGATGTATGGAAATTGTTCCAAAAGCATGCTGGTTTAAATGATAGTTACCCCAAAAGTGTTCTTGATACAGGTCGCAAAATTTCTAAAGAATGTAAAGGATTGCCAATTGCAATTGTAGTTATCGCCGGTAGTTTAAAGGGCAAGCGACATCTAGAACAATGGGATGTAGCTTTAAAATCCTTGCAAAATTTCAAAAGCGTAGCTGGTGATGATGAAAATAAGAGAAAGATTTATTCATGTCTGAAGTATAGTTATGACAATATGCAAAACAAAACAGCCAAGAAATTATTCCTTTTATGTTCTTTGTTtcgagaagatgaagaaatatatgaagaacTTTTGGTCAGGCTTGCCATAGGAGGGGGTCTCATCGAGAAAAATAATGATGATTACAATTACGATGCATATCGTAAGGAAGTTATTGCAGCAAAATATGAACTCATAGATTCATGTTTATTATTGAATTGTGCATCTAGAAAAGTCAAAATGCATGACTTGGTTCGTGAAGTGGCTTTATGGATAGCTAATAAAGAGATTCTGGCAGTGAATACAtctaagaaaaatgaaatgacaATGGTTGACAAGGGGAAGcatattgaatatttattatgtgaAGGCAGAAGCATGGACGTGTTTTCCTTGAAGTTTGATGCATCTAAACTTGATATTCTAATAGTCTACTTGAACGGAAATTTTCATGCAGAAGTCCCAAATTCATTCCTTGAAAATATGATAAGTCTTCGAGTTTTGTATTTATCAAACATGACCTATGGAGCTTCGAAAGCAACTTTGTCATTACCACAATCAATTCAATTGTTAACCAATCTTAAATCTTTATACCTTGAAAGTTTCATCTTAGGTGACATCTCTATTTTTGGAAACCTACACGGTCTTGAGACACTCGAGTTAGTTACATGTCAGTTAGATAAACTGCCAAGAGAGATTATAAAATTGGTAAAACTTAAACTGTTAATGTTGAGTTACTGTGACGTCGTAGCGTACGATTTCTTTGAAATAATTGTACGTTGCACTTCATTGGAAGAGTTGTATTTCGTTCATCGTGATTTTTCAGAAACGTGTCATAGTGTAAAGCTTCCTAACTATCAAAGGTTTTGTATATcagaatattttaattcatccCGTTCCGAATGGTTTTTATGGAGTTCCATAGAACTGTCCGAGGCTGATAGCGTTTTTTCTGAAGAGACATTCAAGAATCTAGTGCAAAAAGCAGAAATTGTTTCTTTAAAGAGACTTCAAGGAGTATGGAAAAATCTGATACCTGAGATTGTTTCTCCTGACGATGAAGGTATGACTAATCTAGTTGAGATTGGTTTGAAAGACATTTCCACAATGAGATGTCTAATTGACAATACTGATTCTCTTTCTCAAAGTGTCTTATCCAGGTTGGTTAACCTTGAACTTAGAACAAtggaaaatttgaaagaaatatgCAATGGACCCCTTCCCTTTGAACTTCtgaaaaatttagaatatttcATTCTATATGATTGCATGCATTTAGAAGGCTCATTGTTTAAGAGCAAGATATCGCTCTGCCATCTTAAACAGTTGTATATAGAAGGTTGCCCAATGTTGACATCTCTTTTTGAGTGGTCGACCACACAAAGCCTATTGTTATTGGTGGAATTGCATATATCAAATTGTGAACAACTGAAAAGCATAGTAAGAGatgaaaacagaagaaaagatTCAATAGAAGAAATAGTGGATGATAGTATTATTTCAAGGTTTCCAAATTTAACCACTCTTGAAATCTGGGAGTGTCctcaattactttttatatttcctATGGCTTTCACTCGAAATATTCCAAAACTCGAAAGAATTAATGTATTCAGGTGTGATGGGTTGAAATACTTATTTGGTCCATACCAACATAAGCATGAAGAGGAAGATTTATACGAGGAATTAAAAGACGTCATATTCACTAATCTAGAACTAATGATTCTAGAAGACTTGCCCAATTTTGTGGATATTTTTCCAAAATGTGGTGAGTCAAAGTGTTTACCAGTGAAGAGGTCAACTTCCAAAGATGAGACCAAGGCACAAATAGAATCAAACCCCATGAAATGTAAAATCTTACATTGGATCGATAAATGTAGAATCAAAAGGGGAACTACCAAAATTCCTTTGGGTTCAAAGAATCAATTGCAAGACTCTTCTCTCTCACCG GTAAATGAGTCCAATGCAAATGATGTGATTCCACAAGATATGAGCTTGACTTTGACAAACATTGGAATTGATGTGAGCTCCAACATTTTTGTCACTCTACAAAACTTTACAGAGTTAACGATTGAAGGATATGTAAAAGCTAAAGTATTATTCTGTGCTTCTATGCTGGAATGCTTTCCGTATTTGCATACACTTGTCATATCTGGATGCAATGAATTAGAACAGATAATTGGTGAGGATACAAAGAATCAAAGAAAGCCATTTTTCCCAAGGCTGAAACTACTTGCCATAAACAAATGCAACAAATTGAAATGCATCTTTCCCATTTCAACCTCCAAAATGCTTCCCAATTTAGAAGTTTTGATAATCATACAAGCATGTATGCTAGAGGAAGTATTCAAAGGGAACAGTGATGAAAAGGTTGAGATTCCAAATCTGAAAATTGCAGTATTTGCTGAACTTCCAAGCCTTCGACAGGAGATTCAATTTCTTACTGTAAAACATTGTATTGTGAAGAATTGCCCAAAACTTTCCTTGTCTTCATCCCTTCAAAGTTCCCACGATTTTCGTACTTCTATCGCAG GATCTTTGGGAGGAGATATCCCATTTATATTAGATAAAGTGCTTGGTGAGCTTGATGAAATGATTCGCAATGAGAATGCAAGGACTGAAGACTCTGCAAGTGGGATTGAAGTTGGAACAACATTATTGGAAGGGAGTGAGTTGACTTCATCACACAACAATGATGAAGACAAGAAACATCATGAAAATGGCATTGAATCAAAAGAGTTGGAGGATGCAGTGAAACAAAGCAGAGAAAGAGTAgaggaagaacaacaaattcTTGGAAAAGCTCCTCCTTTTGGGATATCATCAATGCCAATATCACAA GAAAATGAAGAAGGACAAAACATGGAGCCTGCTACAAACAAAGATGTTAATGATGGAGATTTTGAGGGAACATCTAACACAGTGGTTATCCATTCTGAGAGTAGTAATGCTCCAG GGTCTGAAGTAACAAATCAGCATATAAAGAACATATTACAGGAGACAATGGATGATCTTCATGAAGACCCTAAAACCAGAGAGAGCAATCAAAATGAAATGACAAAAGTCACTGAAGACTTTCCATCTGATACTAAACCTCAAGTAGCATCAGGGAGTGAGTTGACTTCATCGCAG TATCTTGAAGAAAGAGTAGAGCAAAGAAATGAAGAGAGTCCATTATCTGAAAAATCCTTAAAATCAACACTTTCCAGTTATCCAAAAATAAGGGAAACGCCACGTGAACCAGTTCTTACTCCACCACAAAAG GAAAGCAAGAGAAAATTTGAAGAAGGAACTACTTCAAACTTGGCTGAAACAATAACATTGTCCACTGACTCAGAATCA GAACATGGTGCAGGACAAATATCCCTACCTTCGTTTTCAAATGTTGGTGTTGGAGACATTCAAAAAGCTTCTGAGTCAACTATTGCACTTTTTGAGACTAAAAATTCTCCAG AGAACCTTTCTCAGATCACAGAAGATTCAACTTTCACTTCTGTTATCAGAAGAGAGCTCGAGAAACTGGTCTCAAATAAGCATTTGGCTTTGGAGAACCAACCTTTGTTGGTTGATTTTCTTGTGAAACATCCTTCAGTTCGTTTAACAGACAACACAGTGAGTGATAGATACAAGGGTTTTGCTTACACTTGTCTTGCTGAGCTTCTGAAATTCCTGCAAACTCATAGTGTGTTGGATGTATTGGGGTCAAGCCACTCTGAATTTGTGGAGCTATTGCAAGATATGCGTAGATTTTCTTTTGATAGAGTTTGGTTGGATGGTGTTGAAAGACGTGCCTTGTTTCCTGGGTTACTACTGTCTCAAGATGCATTACAAAAATTGTCGCACTCAAAGAATACTTTGATTCAACATTTGGAAGAAGTTAAGGATCAATTGGAGTTGAGCATCACTGAGCAAGAAGAACAAGTTTTACGAGTCAAAGCCACTTTGAGCACCCCACTTGGCTATTAG